One Roseimaritima multifibrata DNA window includes the following coding sequences:
- the dgt gene encoding dGTP triphosphohydrolase has product MQLSRTEGCDNLSPLTHDLAPMTRLHWNRLLSDFRCPRPGQVPRRSRDEPFRTPFEADYDRIVYSPAFRRLARKMQVYPHSPHDHVHNRLTHSIEVASVGRSFAKRIAALLIDKQEMPANRKTEDVCQILQAACLAHDIGNPPFGHGGEYAIRQWVQDHPTDVFGDDLSQTDEGLRHDWLIFEGNAQGFRLASRADNPQAGYMRLTYATLGAMVKYPWHSCDQRAITHQKFNIFSSERELFEQVWNEMDLGTQDAAKRHPLSFLSEAADDICYRILDLEDAVEMNILNDSHVRPVLLQIMNEDHSQLPLSVLRGKAIHTLVNATWQVFEQDYEAIMHGDRIADLKTNLDSSLLNALEQVTEHYTTIFAHRAKVTAELGAYQALGRIVGALSQATRRLSQQQMFQKTDFLTKRTLMLAWGENYVSENQQRPYAWWLHQVMDYFASLTDTNATTLSQQITGNTAG; this is encoded by the coding sequence ATGCAACTTTCGCGGACCGAAGGTTGCGACAATCTTTCTCCGCTCACCCATGACTTGGCACCGATGACTCGGCTTCACTGGAACCGCCTGCTATCCGATTTCCGCTGCCCTCGCCCTGGCCAGGTGCCGCGACGTTCACGCGACGAACCATTCCGCACGCCGTTCGAAGCGGACTACGACCGGATCGTTTACTCGCCCGCCTTCCGGCGGCTCGCCCGCAAGATGCAGGTCTACCCGCACTCGCCGCACGATCATGTCCACAACCGCCTAACCCACTCCATCGAAGTCGCCAGCGTCGGTCGCTCCTTTGCGAAACGGATCGCGGCCCTGCTGATCGACAAACAGGAGATGCCCGCCAACCGAAAAACGGAAGATGTGTGCCAGATCCTTCAAGCCGCATGTTTGGCACATGACATCGGAAACCCTCCGTTCGGACATGGAGGCGAATACGCGATTCGCCAATGGGTCCAAGACCATCCCACCGACGTCTTTGGCGACGACCTTTCTCAGACCGACGAAGGACTCCGCCACGATTGGCTGATCTTTGAAGGCAACGCCCAAGGCTTCCGCCTAGCCAGCCGCGCGGACAACCCACAGGCCGGCTACATGCGACTGACGTACGCGACCCTTGGAGCGATGGTTAAGTACCCGTGGCACTCCTGCGATCAGCGTGCGATCACCCATCAAAAATTCAACATCTTTTCCAGCGAGCGTGAACTGTTCGAACAGGTTTGGAACGAGATGGACCTGGGCACACAGGACGCTGCCAAACGCCATCCGTTATCCTTCTTGTCCGAGGCGGCCGACGACATTTGCTACCGGATTCTTGACCTGGAAGACGCGGTCGAAATGAACATCCTGAACGACAGCCATGTCCGTCCGGTGCTGCTACAGATCATGAACGAAGATCATTCGCAACTTCCCTTATCGGTTCTGCGAGGCAAAGCGATTCACACCCTGGTGAACGCTACCTGGCAGGTCTTTGAACAAGACTACGAAGCGATCATGCATGGCGACCGAATCGCCGATTTGAAAACGAACTTAGATTCGTCTCTACTAAATGCACTCGAGCAGGTCACCGAGCACTACACGACGATCTTTGCGCATCGCGCCAAGGTAACGGCAGAACTTGGCGCGTACCAAGCGCTGGGAAGGATTGTCGGCGCACTAAGCCAAGCGACGCGCAGACTAAGCCAACAACAGATGTTTCAGAAAACCGATTTCCTCACCAAGCGAACTCTAATGCTCGCCTGGGGAGAGAATTATGTTTCTGAAAACCAACAGCGTCCGTATGCATGGTGGCTGCATCAAGTCATGGATTACTTTGCCAGCCTGACGGACACCAACGCAACGACGTTGTCGCAGCAGATCACGGGCAACACAGCAGGGTAG
- a CDS encoding argininosuccinate synthase — protein sequence MTKSCVLAYSGGLDTSVILGWLQDEGYEVHTVYVDLGQPGEDKEATLQKARDCGAVSARIVDVREELCRDFAFPVLAWQAKYESIYLLGTSIARPLISKVCLEVAREVGATAYAHGATGKGNDQCRFQLAAEALNPHIEMIAPWRIKRFREAFPGRTELIDYCAKKNIPVKASTAKPYSSDENVLHISYEAGQLEELDVNGVEIVDFEMGVSPQEAPDKVEEVTIGFESAVPVTLNGNKLTALQMVEQLNDIAGRNGVGRIDMIENRFVGMKSRGVYESPGMTVLYDALMVIEQLTLDRDLLHLRDRLAPEVAEMVYYGFWYTPKLDALMAFIREAQKPVTGEVTLQLYKGNIMVSKRSSPNSLYDAEIATMEGGGSYNQDDAEGFLRIQGLPSRVQGSVSPRAY from the coding sequence ATGACCAAAAGCTGCGTATTAGCCTACTCGGGCGGCCTAGATACTTCCGTTATTTTGGGTTGGCTGCAGGACGAAGGGTATGAAGTTCACACCGTTTACGTCGATCTTGGACAACCGGGCGAAGACAAAGAAGCAACGCTCCAGAAAGCTCGCGATTGCGGAGCCGTCTCGGCTCGGATCGTTGACGTCCGCGAGGAACTCTGCCGCGACTTCGCGTTCCCTGTCCTCGCTTGGCAAGCCAAATATGAATCGATCTATTTGCTGGGAACCTCGATCGCACGGCCTCTGATCAGCAAAGTTTGCTTGGAAGTCGCCCGCGAAGTCGGAGCAACCGCCTACGCTCACGGTGCCACCGGGAAAGGAAATGACCAATGTCGTTTCCAACTGGCTGCCGAAGCATTGAACCCGCATATCGAAATGATCGCTCCCTGGCGAATCAAACGCTTCCGCGAAGCGTTCCCAGGACGAACCGAACTGATCGACTACTGTGCCAAGAAAAACATCCCGGTCAAAGCCTCCACAGCCAAACCGTACAGCAGCGACGAAAACGTTCTTCACATCAGCTACGAAGCTGGTCAGCTGGAAGAACTGGATGTGAACGGTGTCGAAATCGTTGACTTCGAAATGGGCGTCAGCCCCCAAGAGGCTCCGGACAAAGTCGAAGAAGTGACCATCGGTTTCGAATCGGCGGTTCCCGTTACCTTGAACGGCAACAAACTGACCGCCCTGCAAATGGTCGAACAACTAAACGACATCGCAGGACGCAACGGAGTAGGGCGGATCGACATGATCGAAAACCGTTTCGTCGGTATGAAGAGCCGCGGAGTTTACGAGTCCCCAGGAATGACCGTACTGTACGACGCCCTGATGGTGATCGAACAACTGACGCTCGACCGCGACCTGCTTCACCTCCGTGACCGGTTGGCTCCCGAAGTCGCCGAGATGGTGTACTACGGATTCTGGTACACGCCGAAACTGGACGCGTTGATGGCCTTCATTCGCGAAGCCCAAAAACCTGTCACCGGGGAAGTCACGCTTCAACTGTACAAAGGAAACATCATGGTTTCCAAACGAAGCAGCCCCAATAGCTTGTACGACGCTGAAATCGCAACCATGGAAGGAGGCGGATCTTATAACCAAGATGACGCCGAAGGATTCTTGCGAATCCAAGGCCTTCCAAGCCGCGTCCAAGGTAGCGTCAGCCCTCGCGCCTACTAG
- the larB gene encoding nickel pincer cofactor biosynthesis protein LarB, which translates to MTLPDPHLIALFQSVARGELTVQQAAERSQPAPAGGSDGDQFAEIDGATVDLGRKARCGFGEVIYGEGKPAKMIGAIAAKLLEQQEEVLVTRCDPAVASELRPHFVGCFYQSVARTLRLRRDLPTAEYCQSGITGQPTKGSVAVLCAGSTDLPVAREAAETLAWMGVEVQRYDDIGVAGPQRLQAAVPYLKTAQAVVVVAGLEGALPSVVGGHLAVPIVAVPTSVGYGASLGGWAALLGMLNSCASNVTVVNIDAGFKGGYVAGLIAANHWAGSQSADTY; encoded by the coding sequence ATGACATTGCCTGACCCCCATTTGATTGCCCTTTTCCAGTCGGTTGCACGTGGAGAATTGACGGTCCAGCAGGCTGCTGAGCGATCGCAACCGGCTCCTGCGGGGGGATCCGATGGAGACCAATTCGCTGAAATTGACGGGGCGACCGTCGATTTGGGGCGAAAAGCGAGATGCGGTTTCGGGGAGGTGATCTACGGTGAGGGAAAACCGGCCAAGATGATCGGAGCGATTGCCGCGAAGCTGCTGGAGCAACAGGAGGAAGTTTTGGTGACGCGCTGTGATCCCGCGGTCGCCAGCGAACTTCGCCCTCATTTTGTCGGCTGTTTCTATCAATCGGTCGCACGAACGCTTCGGCTGAGACGCGATCTGCCGACTGCGGAATATTGCCAATCGGGCATTACAGGGCAGCCAACGAAGGGATCGGTTGCCGTTTTATGTGCGGGGAGCACCGATTTGCCCGTGGCGCGTGAAGCGGCCGAAACGCTCGCATGGATGGGGGTTGAAGTCCAGCGGTACGATGATATTGGAGTCGCGGGACCCCAGCGTTTGCAGGCAGCGGTTCCTTATTTGAAGACCGCCCAGGCAGTGGTGGTTGTCGCGGGCCTGGAAGGCGCTTTACCGAGCGTGGTGGGGGGGCATCTTGCGGTCCCCATTGTGGCAGTCCCCACAAGCGTGGGCTATGGCGCATCCCTCGGTGGCTGGGCGGCTTTGCTGGGGATGCTAAACAGTTGTGCATCCAATGTTACCGTGGTCAATATCGATGCCGGTTTTAAAGGAGGCTATGTCGCGGGATTGATTGCGGCGAATCACTGGGCAGGAAGTCAGTCAGCCGACACCTATTAG
- a CDS encoding DUF3127 domain-containing protein, with amino-acid sequence MSADAKVTGIVHLVEETKTYGQKGFRKRLVVLEQELGSFTNYVPVEFIRDACDSVDGVQVGDSIEVTYRLSGRKWQRDANSEVKFFVNVEGISFTKMDAPNGAGGAEANDSLSEAAFDEDDVPF; translated from the coding sequence ATGAGTGCTGATGCGAAAGTAACTGGGATCGTCCACTTGGTTGAAGAAACAAAAACTTACGGACAGAAAGGATTTCGCAAACGACTAGTGGTCCTGGAGCAAGAGTTGGGCAGTTTTACCAACTATGTTCCGGTTGAATTTATTCGTGATGCATGTGATTCGGTTGACGGAGTCCAGGTCGGGGATTCGATCGAAGTGACCTATCGATTGAGCGGTCGCAAATGGCAACGCGATGCGAACTCCGAAGTCAAATTCTTCGTTAACGTGGAAGGTATCTCCTTCACGAAAATGGATGCACCCAACGGTGCCGGTGGCGCTGAAGCCAACGACAGTCTTTCGGAAGCTGCCTTCGACGAAGATGATGTCCCTTTCTAA
- a CDS encoding metal-dependent hydrolase, with the protein MAGFKAHITGSTMVGVAYGYWGVFFQGMSIESGVLAAGLCAVSGMLPDLDSDTGVPLRETTNFGSAVVPMLMIDRFRALDMTPEEMAFSAMLIYLFMRFVLVKFFKRYTVHRGMWHSIPAMFSAGLLTYLLVPSPSEAIRVYKAAAVTLGFGTHLTMDEIWSVSMGGGRTRLKKSFGTAMKFAGNSTWANVSTYAKFFLLAYLAWCDHGFLHRHQLHENQMAIPELSEPAESWLQTMRHPFKKR; encoded by the coding sequence GTGGCTGGATTTAAAGCCCATATCACCGGTAGCACGATGGTCGGAGTTGCCTACGGCTACTGGGGAGTTTTCTTTCAAGGGATGTCGATTGAAAGCGGCGTCCTGGCGGCTGGGTTGTGCGCGGTCAGCGGGATGTTGCCCGACCTGGACAGTGACACCGGTGTACCACTTCGCGAGACGACTAATTTTGGTTCGGCCGTGGTGCCGATGTTGATGATCGATCGATTCCGAGCTCTCGACATGACGCCGGAGGAAATGGCGTTCTCGGCGATGTTGATTTATCTGTTCATGCGATTCGTGCTGGTCAAATTTTTTAAGCGATACACGGTTCACCGAGGGATGTGGCACAGCATACCGGCGATGTTTTCCGCGGGGTTGCTGACCTATTTGCTTGTCCCAAGTCCCAGTGAAGCGATTCGTGTCTACAAAGCCGCCGCAGTGACTCTTGGTTTCGGGACGCACCTGACGATGGATGAGATTTGGTCGGTCAGTATGGGAGGCGGTCGAACTCGGTTGAAGAAGTCGTTTGGGACGGCGATGAAATTTGCAGGCAACAGCACGTGGGCGAATGTGTCGACCTATGCAAAGTTTTTCTTGCTAGCCTATCTGGCTTGGTGTGATCATGGTTTTTTGCATCGGCATCAATTGCATGAAAACCAGATGGCGATTCCCGAGCTATCGGAGCCTGCGGAGAGCTGGTTGCAAACGATGCGTCATCCATTCAAAAAACGCTAG
- a CDS encoding transposase: MARGTKPPPNSSARSTRSRRLARQIPSSLRRVLCQLAQSASGCRTFPTVTPKVLVKPSIHTKPSSLDEDQSWQTGANRSMREGRVSRSFAKPEC, from the coding sequence ATGGCTCGCGGTACCAAACCGCCACCAAATAGCTCAGCACGATCGACGCGATCGAGGCGACTTGCCAGGCAAATCCCTTCATCGCTCCGTAGAGTGCTGTGCCAGCTAGCACAATCAGCATCAGGATGTCGTACGTTTCCAACCGTTACTCCGAAGGTCTTGGTGAAGCCTAGTATTCATACCAAACCCAGTTCGTTGGACGAAGATCAATCTTGGCAAACCGGGGCGAATCGGAGTATGAGAGAGGGGCGTGTTTCGCGATCGTTTGCGAAGCCTGAATGCTAG
- a CDS encoding bifunctional riboflavin kinase/FAD synthetase, with protein sequence MPAASYCYFDQLTKEMLGGAVSIGNFDGVHHGHACLLKNLKLAAKQVNGPAVVVTFDPHPAAVLRPQAVPARLTSLERRAELLQQQGVDFVVVCRVDRDFLNRSAEAFFQSTVLESLQAAAIVEGPNFFFGRNREGDTKRLETLCRDAGIGLTIVPATAFGEQMISSSRVRQSLLAGDIAAANSMLTAPYQLTGKVGTGEQRGRLIGFPTANLVEPTSLVPVHGVYATSVQLDGQVYRAATHIGPNPTFGESVEKIEVHLLDWSGDLYGRDLSVDFIEHVRDIASFESVDILRQQLQRDVQKVRSLIHIGK encoded by the coding sequence GTGCCCGCCGCTTCTTATTGCTATTTTGATCAACTGACCAAAGAAATGCTTGGCGGTGCGGTCAGTATCGGTAATTTCGATGGCGTTCATCACGGCCATGCCTGTCTGTTAAAGAACCTGAAGCTGGCGGCCAAGCAGGTGAATGGGCCTGCGGTGGTGGTGACCTTTGACCCGCATCCCGCCGCCGTGCTTCGTCCCCAAGCGGTACCGGCTCGGCTGACTAGTCTGGAGCGTCGTGCGGAACTACTGCAGCAACAGGGCGTTGATTTTGTCGTGGTCTGTCGTGTGGATCGCGACTTTTTGAATCGCTCTGCCGAGGCGTTCTTTCAGTCGACGGTTCTGGAATCGCTGCAGGCGGCGGCCATTGTAGAGGGGCCGAATTTCTTCTTCGGACGTAATCGCGAAGGGGACACCAAACGGTTAGAAACGCTTTGCCGTGATGCCGGAATTGGATTGACCATTGTGCCCGCTACCGCATTTGGTGAGCAAATGATTAGTAGCTCACGGGTGCGGCAGAGTTTGTTGGCTGGGGATATCGCTGCGGCAAATTCCATGCTGACGGCTCCTTACCAACTGACCGGCAAGGTTGGGACCGGGGAACAGCGAGGCCGATTGATTGGTTTTCCGACGGCCAATCTAGTGGAACCAACCAGCCTTGTTCCTGTCCATGGAGTCTACGCAACGTCGGTTCAGTTGGATGGTCAGGTCTATCGAGCGGCGACTCATATCGGTCCAAATCCAACGTTTGGTGAATCGGTAGAGAAGATCGAAGTTCACCTTTTGGATTGGTCCGGTGACCTCTATGGAAGAGACCTAAGTGTTGACTTTATTGAGCATGTGCGTGACATTGCTTCATTCGAATCTGTAGATATTCTCAGGCAACAGTTGCAGCGTGACGTTCAGAAAGTTCGGTCGCTGATCCATATTGGAAAATAA
- the dtd gene encoding D-aminoacyl-tRNA deacylase has translation MRCVLQRVLEARVDIDGETVGAIEQGLMILVGVGEGDTESDARYLADKTAVLRIFSDDADKMNLSILDVQGSALVVSQFTLLADCRKGRRPAFTGAAEPQIANRLYQSYCQRLVEQGIEVQTGRFAADMQVHLINDGPVTILLESPPKAKEDSNSG, from the coding sequence ATGCGATGCGTCCTGCAACGAGTCCTCGAAGCTCGAGTCGATATCGACGGCGAAACCGTCGGTGCCATCGAGCAGGGATTGATGATTTTAGTTGGGGTAGGGGAGGGCGATACGGAATCGGACGCCCGGTACCTTGCCGATAAAACCGCGGTGCTTCGGATCTTCTCCGACGACGCTGACAAAATGAATCTTTCCATCTTGGATGTTCAGGGATCCGCCCTGGTCGTCAGCCAATTCACCCTGCTGGCCGACTGCCGCAAAGGACGGAGGCCCGCTTTCACCGGAGCCGCTGAACCTCAGATTGCAAACAGGCTGTACCAATCCTACTGCCAGCGATTGGTAGAGCAGGGGATTGAAGTCCAAACCGGACGCTTCGCTGCCGACATGCAAGTTCACCTGATCAACGATGGCCCCGTAACGATCCTGCTGGAATCGCCGCCCAAAGCGAAAGAAGATTCAAACAGCGGTTAG
- a CDS encoding acetyl-CoA carboxylase carboxyltransferase subunit alpha, translating into MDAGPGLEFEREIVKLENQVGELERVADRSAAQEADLRELRQTVNEQLREVYSHLTPWQTVQVSRHQNRPYTRDYLQLVFDDFVELHGDKHFGDDRAMLTGFAKLDRFKVMMIGHQKGRTYKERAACHFGCAHPEGYRKAMRKMAMAEKYKLPLICFIDTPGAYPGIGAEERGQAQVIAESMFKMSRLRTPVICVVIGEGGSGGALGIGVGDRVAVLKNAYYSVISPEGCAGILWKSHQYAPNAADSLRFTSGDLKKLGVVDDVIDEPLGGAHRDHHQMASRLKTYLSRTLAELEAIPMDELIESRYKKFRKMGVYLDGAVEA; encoded by the coding sequence ATGGATGCTGGACCGGGCCTGGAGTTTGAACGCGAAATTGTCAAACTTGAAAACCAAGTCGGTGAACTGGAGCGAGTTGCAGATCGCTCGGCAGCCCAAGAAGCAGATCTTCGAGAGTTGCGGCAGACGGTGAATGAGCAGCTTCGCGAAGTCTATTCGCATCTGACTCCTTGGCAAACTGTGCAGGTTTCTCGTCATCAAAATCGTCCCTACACGAGGGACTATTTGCAGTTGGTCTTTGATGACTTTGTAGAACTGCATGGGGATAAACATTTTGGCGACGACCGTGCAATGCTGACAGGTTTTGCGAAACTTGATCGCTTTAAGGTGATGATGATCGGTCACCAAAAAGGGCGTACATACAAGGAACGGGCGGCATGCCATTTCGGGTGTGCACATCCTGAAGGCTATCGCAAAGCGATGCGTAAGATGGCGATGGCAGAGAAATACAAGTTGCCGCTGATCTGCTTTATCGATACGCCAGGTGCGTACCCGGGGATCGGTGCCGAAGAACGCGGGCAGGCTCAGGTGATCGCCGAAAGTATGTTCAAGATGAGTCGCTTGCGGACTCCGGTGATCTGTGTTGTGATCGGAGAAGGAGGGTCCGGAGGCGCTTTGGGGATCGGGGTAGGGGACCGCGTTGCCGTTTTGAAGAATGCCTATTATTCGGTGATTAGTCCTGAAGGTTGTGCGGGGATTTTGTGGAAAAGTCACCAGTACGCACCGAACGCCGCCGATTCGCTCCGCTTTACCTCGGGCGACTTGAAGAAGTTGGGGGTTGTCGATGATGTGATTGACGAACCTCTGGGAGGGGCTCACCGCGATCATCATCAAATGGCTAGCCGTTTGAAAACCTATCTGTCACGAACCTTGGCAGAGTTGGAGGCCATCCCCATGGATGAATTGATCGAAAGCCGCTACAAAAAGTTCCGTAAGATGGGCGTCTATCTGGATGGCGCCGTCGAAGCCTAA
- a CDS encoding DUF1559 family PulG-like putative transporter gives MTYLFTCPHCHSQTLVGDEYSGLAGDCAECHQQVELPDFAGLGPVTETARGGWIGSHKIRMAIAGVMALAATVCLLFVVSNYGGQAMQQMQASRMRMNDATNLQQLAAALNAYANDYGTYPPSVTLDASGQKMHSWRVLILPYLNRNDLYMQYDQSQPWDINMEQIYETPQVFQSDKQSPFGAEANYYLVVGPGTLFPTATASLGPKDLVDEPSKTILLVEARAPAGSLMHWMEPSDLDIRSMQFAVGASDGIEIGGRHAGGAMVATVDERTHFLRDTLSSAEIRGLFSPAGSEPLSDDILD, from the coding sequence ATGACCTATCTGTTTACCTGTCCACATTGCCATTCTCAGACATTGGTGGGCGATGAGTATAGTGGCTTGGCAGGTGATTGCGCGGAGTGTCATCAGCAAGTGGAGTTGCCTGATTTCGCGGGTTTAGGGCCGGTGACCGAAACGGCACGTGGGGGGTGGATTGGCAGTCACAAGATTCGCATGGCGATCGCGGGAGTCATGGCGTTGGCAGCAACGGTCTGTCTGCTATTTGTCGTCAGCAATTATGGTGGCCAGGCGATGCAGCAGATGCAGGCTTCTCGGATGCGGATGAACGATGCTACAAACCTACAACAATTGGCCGCCGCATTAAATGCATATGCCAATGATTATGGAACCTATCCGCCCTCGGTGACGCTGGACGCTAGTGGGCAAAAAATGCATAGCTGGCGAGTGCTGATTCTTCCTTATCTGAACCGGAATGATCTTTATATGCAGTATGATCAAAGTCAGCCTTGGGATATCAATATGGAGCAAATCTATGAGACACCTCAGGTCTTTCAGTCCGACAAGCAAAGTCCGTTTGGGGCGGAGGCAAACTACTATCTTGTCGTCGGTCCAGGGACGTTGTTTCCCACCGCCACCGCATCGTTGGGACCTAAAGATTTGGTAGACGAGCCGTCCAAGACGATCTTGTTGGTTGAAGCAAGAGCTCCCGCAGGCAGTTTGATGCACTGGATGGAGCCGAGTGACTTGGATATCCGTTCCATGCAGTTTGCAGTGGGCGCTTCGGACGGGATCGAAATCGGCGGACGGCATGCCGGTGGTGCGATGGTCGCAACCGTTGACGAGCGAACGCATTTCCTCCGCGACACTCTCTCGTCCGCGGAGATCCGAGGCCTGTTTAGTCCAGCCGGTTCCGAACCGTTGTCGGATGATATTCTGGACTAA
- a CDS encoding CvpA family protein: MIVLAGTALYGAMKGFAWQVASIASIVLSYLVAVWYREPFSQSISAEPPWNRLLAMLILYVGTSLVIWVAFRMVSRSIDRMKLREFDRHIGALFGLAKGVLYCSVITLFAVTTLGASNRQKIAQSRSGYYISKVLAHSNGILPTEVQQVLSPYIEQFDEQIESGGTAPVDRPEMPWKTPSDVDSLWPGEGGEAPAIDPSKWLPADLLQQAQRERAMRR; this comes from the coding sequence CTGATTGTGCTAGCTGGCACAGCACTCTACGGAGCGATGAAGGGATTTGCCTGGCAAGTCGCCTCGATCGCGTCGATCGTGCTGAGCTATTTGGTGGCGGTTTGGTACCGCGAGCCATTTAGCCAATCGATCAGTGCGGAACCGCCATGGAACCGACTACTGGCGATGCTGATTCTGTACGTGGGAACTTCGCTGGTGATCTGGGTCGCTTTCCGGATGGTCAGTCGATCGATCGATCGCATGAAACTGCGGGAATTCGACCGCCACATCGGGGCGTTATTTGGGCTCGCCAAAGGCGTGCTGTATTGCTCGGTGATCACGCTGTTTGCCGTCACAACCCTGGGAGCGTCCAACCGCCAAAAAATCGCTCAATCGCGAAGCGGCTACTACATCTCCAAAGTGCTCGCACACAGCAACGGCATCTTGCCGACCGAAGTCCAACAGGTGCTCAGTCCGTACATCGAGCAATTTGACGAACAGATCGAATCGGGCGGTACCGCGCCAGTCGACCGTCCCGAGATGCCTTGGAAGACGCCAAGCGATGTCGATTCACTGTGGCCTGGCGAAGGCGGCGAAGCCCCAGCGATCGATCCCAGCAAGTGGCTACCGGCCGATCTCTTGCAACAAGCCCAGCGCGAACGAGCCATGCGAAGATAG